From Amycolatopsis sp. cg9, one genomic window encodes:
- a CDS encoding glucarate dehydratase family protein translates to MKILDVVLTPVAFADPPLLNVMGVHEPFALRSVVQVKCEDGIVGLGESYGDSAFLGEVRKVLPRLRGHDVFDLPGLQRLVAQALSDTVLTDAHGLIGGFSIRKTVASVYSLFEVACLDAQGQYLGRPITDLLGGKARDAVEFSAYLFYKYGKHVDGREDSWGEITTPETLVGSAKRMIDEYGFRSIKLKGGVYEPAQEVDGIRALAEAFPGHPLRIDPNGAWTPRTGIRVAGELDGVLEYLEDPTPGIEGMAQVAAEATMPLATNMCVVDFGDIEPGFRARAIGVLLSDHHFWGGLRATQSLSTTCESFGVGLSMHSNSHLGISLAAMVQVAAATPHLTYACDTHWPWKVEDVIEPGVLEFREGAVAVPTTPGLGVRLDEDALARLHENYVRCGLTKRDDVTYMRKYVSGFEPNTARW, encoded by the coding sequence ATGAAGATCCTCGATGTGGTGCTGACGCCGGTCGCGTTCGCGGACCCGCCGCTGCTCAACGTCATGGGCGTGCACGAGCCGTTCGCGCTGCGCAGCGTCGTGCAGGTGAAGTGCGAAGACGGGATCGTCGGGCTCGGCGAGTCCTACGGCGACTCCGCGTTCCTCGGCGAGGTGCGCAAGGTGCTGCCGCGGCTGCGCGGCCACGACGTCTTCGACCTGCCCGGCCTGCAGCGGCTGGTCGCGCAGGCGTTGTCGGACACGGTCTTGACCGACGCGCACGGGCTGATCGGCGGGTTCTCCATCCGCAAGACCGTGGCGAGCGTCTACTCACTGTTCGAGGTCGCGTGCCTGGACGCGCAGGGGCAGTACCTCGGCCGGCCGATCACCGACCTGCTCGGCGGCAAGGCGCGTGACGCCGTCGAGTTCTCGGCGTACCTGTTCTACAAGTACGGCAAGCACGTCGACGGCCGCGAGGACTCCTGGGGCGAGATCACCACGCCGGAAACCCTGGTGGGGTCGGCGAAGCGGATGATCGACGAGTACGGCTTCCGCTCGATCAAGCTCAAGGGCGGGGTCTACGAGCCCGCGCAGGAGGTCGACGGGATCCGCGCGCTGGCCGAGGCGTTCCCCGGGCACCCGCTGCGGATCGACCCGAACGGCGCGTGGACTCCTCGGACCGGCATCCGGGTGGCTGGTGAGCTCGACGGCGTCCTGGAGTACCTCGAGGACCCGACGCCGGGGATCGAGGGGATGGCCCAGGTGGCCGCCGAAGCGACGATGCCGTTGGCCACCAACATGTGCGTGGTCGACTTCGGCGACATCGAGCCGGGGTTCCGGGCGCGCGCGATCGGCGTCCTGCTGTCGGACCACCACTTCTGGGGCGGCCTGCGGGCGACGCAGTCGCTGTCGACGACGTGCGAGAGCTTCGGCGTCGGCCTGTCGATGCACTCCAACAGCCACCTCGGGATCAGCCTGGCCGCGATGGTGCAGGTCGCCGCGGCGACGCCGCACCTGACCTACGCGTGCGACACGCACTGGCCGTGGAAGGTCGAGGACGTCATCGAGCCGGGCGTGCTGGAGTTCCGCGAGGGTGCCGTGGCGGTGCCGACGACCCCGGGACTCGGTGTGCGGCTGGACGAGGACGCGCTGGCCCGGTTGCACGAGAACTACGTCCGATGTGGACTGACCAAACGGGACGACGTGACCTACATGCGGAAGTACGTTTCCGGGTTCGAGCCCAACACGGCGAGGTGGTGA
- a CDS encoding aldehyde dehydrogenase (NADP(+)), which yields MSQATDAATLEKILAGAAAAARPAAEATPAERSRWLVAAADALDAAADELVPLAHTETHLPATPRLAGELKRTTFQLRLFGETLADGEYLGATVDHADPDWPMGPRPDIRRVKTAIGPVLVFAASNFPFAFSVAGGDTASALAAGCPVVLKAHPGHPELSALTGRIVREALTGAGAPDGIFDVIFGQEEGVTALKDPRISAASFTGSIPGGRALFDIANARPRPIPFYGELGSVNPVVVTEAAIAARGEAVAKGYAGSFTLGAGQFCTKPGLLFLPEDHGLTSTLQAALDGAAAQPMLNDRIAAGYEAKLAALREVPGVDVVSSSASESPSFTPTLLATTGKQFLEGGPAVHEECFGPASLIVTYADQAELLSLLDVVEPGLTATIHGEESDADWLRPVLPPLARIAGRLLWNDWPTGVTVSWAQQHGGPYPATTAPTTTSVGTAAIERFLRPIAWQGFPDALLPEPLQEANPWQLPRRTDGSR from the coding sequence ATGAGCCAGGCCACCGACGCCGCCACGCTCGAGAAGATCCTGGCGGGGGCCGCCGCGGCCGCCCGCCCCGCCGCCGAGGCCACGCCGGCCGAGCGGTCCCGCTGGCTGGTCGCGGCCGCCGACGCGCTCGACGCCGCCGCGGACGAGCTCGTCCCGCTCGCCCACACCGAGACGCACCTGCCGGCCACCCCGCGGCTGGCGGGCGAGCTGAAGCGCACGACGTTCCAGCTGCGCCTCTTCGGCGAGACCCTGGCCGACGGCGAGTACCTCGGCGCGACCGTCGACCACGCCGACCCGGACTGGCCGATGGGCCCGCGCCCGGACATCCGCCGGGTGAAGACCGCCATCGGCCCGGTGCTGGTGTTCGCCGCGAGCAACTTCCCGTTCGCGTTCAGCGTCGCCGGCGGCGACACGGCGTCCGCGCTCGCCGCGGGCTGCCCGGTGGTCCTCAAGGCGCACCCCGGGCACCCGGAGCTGTCCGCGCTGACCGGCCGGATCGTGCGCGAAGCCCTGACCGGCGCCGGCGCACCCGACGGCATCTTCGACGTCATCTTCGGCCAGGAGGAAGGCGTCACGGCGCTGAAGGACCCGCGCATCTCCGCGGCGTCGTTCACCGGGTCGATCCCGGGCGGGCGGGCGCTGTTCGACATCGCGAACGCGCGGCCCCGGCCGATCCCGTTCTACGGCGAGCTCGGCAGCGTCAACCCGGTCGTCGTCACCGAGGCCGCCATCGCCGCGCGCGGGGAGGCCGTCGCGAAGGGCTACGCCGGGTCGTTCACGCTCGGCGCCGGGCAGTTCTGCACCAAGCCCGGGCTGCTGTTCCTGCCCGAGGACCACGGCCTGACGTCGACTTTGCAGGCCGCGCTGGACGGTGCCGCGGCCCAGCCGATGCTCAACGACCGCATCGCCGCCGGGTACGAGGCGAAACTCGCCGCGCTGCGCGAGGTGCCGGGCGTCGACGTCGTGTCTTCGTCGGCTTCGGAGTCGCCGTCGTTCACGCCGACGCTGCTGGCCACGACCGGCAAGCAGTTCCTCGAGGGTGGCCCCGCCGTGCACGAAGAGTGCTTCGGCCCGGCGTCGCTGATCGTCACCTACGCCGACCAGGCCGAGCTGCTGAGCCTGCTCGACGTCGTCGAACCGGGGCTCACCGCCACGATCCACGGCGAGGAGTCCGACGCGGACTGGCTCCGGCCGGTGCTGCCCCCGCTGGCCCGCATCGCTGGCCGGCTGCTGTGGAACGACTGGCCCACCGGCGTCACGGTGAGCTGGGCCCAGCAGCACGGCGGCCCCTACCCGGCCACGACCGCCCCGACGACGACGTCCGTCGGCACGGCGGCGATCGAGCGGTTCCTGCGCCCGATCGCCTGGCAGGGCTTCCCGGACGCGCTGCTCCCCGAACCCCTGCAGGAGGCCAACCCCTGGCAGCTGCCCCGCCGCACCGACGGCTCCCGCTGA
- a CDS encoding 5-dehydro-4-deoxyglucarate dehydratase → MAQTEIALDGLLAFPLTPFTEDLEVNLDALAENVESHIAAGAGALFVACGTGEFSSLSPAEHAAVLAKTREVAAGRVPVWVGAGGGAASARAGVALAEAGGADGVLLLPPYLVTGPPAGLVDFVRYAVGDSSVPVIVYHRGTGVYTAQTAAALLDIPSIVGLKDGYGDVEVMTRIVTTIRALDTERARKFLFFNGLPTAEVSAKAYASIGVARYSSAVHCFAPEIAHRFHRALGEGETRVMDALLTGFYLPLVALRDETPGFAVSLVKAAARLRGDKVGPVRPPLVEPTPEQVHRLEKVVEDGFVTLKALG, encoded by the coding sequence ATGGCACAGACCGAGATCGCGCTGGACGGCCTGCTGGCCTTCCCCCTCACCCCGTTCACCGAGGACCTCGAGGTCAACCTCGACGCGCTCGCGGAGAACGTGGAGAGCCACATCGCGGCGGGCGCCGGCGCCCTGTTCGTCGCGTGCGGCACGGGGGAATTCAGCTCCCTGTCGCCGGCCGAGCACGCCGCGGTGCTCGCGAAGACCCGTGAGGTCGCCGCGGGCCGGGTCCCGGTCTGGGTGGGTGCGGGCGGGGGTGCCGCCTCGGCGCGGGCGGGCGTCGCCCTCGCCGAGGCCGGCGGTGCGGACGGCGTCCTGCTGCTGCCGCCGTACCTCGTCACCGGGCCGCCGGCGGGCCTGGTCGACTTCGTCCGGTACGCCGTCGGCGACTCGTCGGTGCCGGTGATCGTCTACCACCGCGGCACCGGCGTGTACACCGCGCAGACAGCGGCGGCGCTGCTCGACATTCCCTCGATCGTGGGGCTCAAGGACGGCTACGGCGACGTCGAGGTGATGACCCGGATCGTCACCACCATCCGCGCGCTGGACACCGAGCGGGCGCGGAAGTTCCTGTTCTTCAACGGGTTGCCGACCGCGGAGGTCTCGGCCAAGGCGTACGCCTCGATCGGCGTCGCCCGGTACTCCTCGGCGGTGCACTGCTTTGCGCCGGAGATCGCGCACCGCTTCCACCGCGCGCTCGGCGAGGGCGAAACCCGCGTGATGGACGCGCTGCTGACCGGGTTCTACCTGCCGCTGGTGGCGCTGCGGGACGAGACGCCGGGCTTCGCCGTCTCGCTGGTGAAGGCCGCCGCCCGGCTGCGCGGCGACAAGGTCGGCCCGGTCCGGCCGCCGCTGGTCGAGCCGACGCCGGAGCAGGTCCACCGGCTCGAGAAGGTCGTGGAGGACGGCTTCGTCACGCTGAAGGCGCTGGGCTGA